In Hippoglossus stenolepis isolate QCI-W04-F060 chromosome 21, HSTE1.2, whole genome shotgun sequence, one DNA window encodes the following:
- the scd gene encoding acyl-CoA desaturase: protein MTEAEALEKKPLQQRRTSGSGSSVPPEPPREDGVDHTYKEKEGPKPPRSIVWRNVLLMTVLHLAAAYGLLLIPSASPLTLLWSVLCFVISALGVTAGAHRLWSHRSYKATVPLKIFLSLANSMAFQNDIYEWARDHRVHHKYSETDADPHNAVRGFFFSHIGWLMLRKHPDVIEKGRKLELSDLQADKVVMFQRNYYKLSVVLMCFFIPMFVPWYLWGESLWVAYFVPALLRYTLVLNATWLVNSAAHMWGNRPYDKNINPRENKFVTFSAIGEGYHNYHHTFPYDYATSEFGCKLNLTTCFIDLMCFFGLANNRKRVSSELVLARMQRTGDGIHRSG from the exons ATGACGGAGGCGGAGGCTTTGGAGAAGAAGCCGCTGCAGCAGCGGCGCACGTCCGGCAGCGGGAGCAGCGTCCCCCCGGAGCCCCCCAGAGAAGACGGCGTGGATCACACgtacaaagagaaagaggggcCCAAACCCCCCAGGTCCATCGTGTGGAGGAACGTCCTCCTGATGACCGTCCTGCATCTAGCTGCCGCGTACGGCTTACTCCTCATCCCCTCAGCATCCCCCCTGACCTTGCTCTGGT CCGTACTTTGTTTTGTGATAAGTGCTTTAGGAGTTACTGCAGGAGCTCATCGCCTGTGGAGTCACAGATCCTACAAGGCCACAGTACCCCTAAAGATCTTTCTTAGTTTAGCTAACTCCATGGCATTTCAG AATGATATCTATGAATGGGCCCGGGACCACAGGGTTCACCACAAATATTCAGAGACGGACGCGGACCCTCACAACGCCGTCCgaggcttcttcttctcccacatCGGCTGGTTGATGCTGCGCAAACACCCGGACGTCATCGAGAAGGGACGCAAGCTGGAGCTCAGTGACCTGCAGGCCGACAAAGTTGTCATGTTTCAGAGAAA CTACTACAAGCTGTCGGTGGTGCTCATGTGCTTTTTCATCCCCATGTTCGTGCCTTGGTACCTGTGGGGGGAGTCCCTGTGGGTGGCCTACTTCGTCCCGGCGCTGCTGAGGTACACGCTGGTGCTGAACGCCACCTGGCTCGTGAACAGCGCCGCGCACATGTGGGGGAACAGGCCCTATGACAAGAACATCAACCCCAGGGAAAACAAGTTTGTCACGTTCAGCGCTATAG GCGAAGGATATCACAACTACCACCACACGTTCCCCTATGACTATGCAACCAGCGAGTTCGGATGCAAGTTGAACCTTACCACGTGTTTCATCGACCTCATGTGCTTCTTTGGTCTGGCCAACAACCGCAAGAGAGTGTCCAGCGAGCTGGTCCTGGCGCGGATGCAGCGCACCGGAGACGGGATCCACCGGAGTGGCTAA